A single Amia ocellicauda isolate fAmiCal2 chromosome 9, fAmiCal2.hap1, whole genome shotgun sequence DNA region contains:
- the rhpn2 gene encoding rhophilin-2 isoform X2 has protein sequence MTDTILPKENRAGENGYFTKGCNPLAQTGRSKLQNKRAHLNQQIIKEMRMRAGAENLLRATSNNKVREMVVLELSYVNSNLQLLMEELEGLNSSVEVYQNVRETSSMPLIPLGLKETKEVDFSVPFKDFILEHYSEDGSSYEEQIADLMDLRKACRTPSRNDTGVELLASYFSQLSFVENRFFPPSRQMGIFFTWYDSFTGVPVCQQNISLEKASVLFNMGALYTQIGTRCDRQTKKSLEDAIDSFQKGAGVLNYLKETFTHTPSYDMSPAMLSMLIKMMLAQAQECLFEKIALPGIKNEYFSLFRMAQEAAKVGEAYDLVYQSMIQTPVKDNVPFFWSTMAQVKINHYRSLAHYFVATALLDHQLNPSDDEDHQEKAMSQLYDSMPEGHSPLDILKSKDERTRLGKAHLRKAITGHEEALRINSLCRHLKKLDILNEILQVSHKRSMAKYSQHDNEDDFADYLEAPDIISKAEQRAEMILPTAAKVKVKDIFQKLGPLSVFSAKQRWTAPRTLRLHKEDGVLGFTMKGDSPVQVHSLDPLSLAAVDGLKEGDYIVAINDTDCKWMGVSEVMKLLKNMDDEGIDIKVVSMMDNSPSMPNKSATYCGGLPKTYSMICLAVDADKITKARKVSKKMSFLSWGNKNKQKSASTLSLHTSDYCDTLPRNRQCPTFPSSYDDAALHY, from the exons ATGACGGATACTATCCTCCCCAAGGAAAACCGAGCTGGTGAAAATGGCTATTTTACAAAG GGCTGTAACCCCCTTGCGCAGACCGGGCGCAGTAAGCTACAGAATAAGAGAGCCCACCTGAACCAACAGATCATCAAAGAAATGAGGATGCGAGCCGGGGCAGAGAATCTCCTGCG GGCAACTTCCAACAACAAAGTGCGGGAGATGGTGGTGCTGGAGCTGAGCTATGTGAACTCCAACCTGCAGCTGCTCATGGAGGAACTGGAGGGGCTCAACAGCTCCGTGGAGGTCTACCAGAACGTCCG GGAGACTTCCAGCATGCCTTTAATTCCCTTGGGACTGAAGGAGACCAAAGAGGTAGACTTCTCTGTTCCATTCAAG GACTTTATCTTGGAACATTACAGTGAAGATGGTTCCAGCTACGAAGAGCAGATTGCAGACCTTATGGATTTACGAAAG GCCTGTCGTACTCCCAGCAGAAATGACACTGGAGTGGAGCTTCTGGCCAGTTACTTCAGTCAGCTCTCTTTTGTGGAGAACAGATTCTTCCCTCCAAGCAGACAGATGGGAATATTCTTCACATG GTATGACTCCTTCACGGGAGTGCCTGTATGCCAGCAGAACATCTCTCTGGAGAAGGCCAGTGTGCTGTTCAATATGGGCGCGCTGTACACACAGATTGGCACACGCTGCGACCGGCAGACAAAGAAAAGCCTGGAGGATGCCATCGACAGCTTTCAGAAGGGTGCAg GGGTGCTGAACTACCTGAAGGAGACGTTCACCCACACGCCTAGCTATGACATGAGCCCTGCTATGCTCAGTATGCTCATCAAAATGATGCTGGCCCAGGCGCAGGAGTGCCTGTTCGAGAAGATTGCCCTGCCTGGCATCAAGAATGAGTATTTCTCCCTGTTCAGAATGGCACAGGAGGCTGCCAAG GTGGGAGAGGCGTATGATTTGGTATACCAGTCAATGATTCAGACTCCAGTGAAAGACAACGTCCCATTCTTTTGGTCAACCATGGCACAAGTGAAGATCAACCACTACAGATCCCTGGCACATTATTTTGTAGCCACAGCGCTGCTAGATCACCAGT TGAACCCCAGTGATGACgaggaccaccaggagaaagCCATGTCTCAGCTGTATGACAGTATGCCTGAGGGACACTCCCCTCTGGACATCCTCAAGAGCAAGGATGAGCGCACACGCCTAG GGAAAGCACACTTGCGGAAGGCGATCACAGGCCACGAGGAGGCGCTGCGGATCAACAGCCTGTGTCGCCACCTGAAGAAGCTGGACATCCTGAACGAAATCCTGCAGGTCAGCCACAAGCGCTCAATGGCCAAGTACTCCCAGCACGACAATGAGGATGACTTTGCTGACTACCTGGAAGCTCCAGACATCATCT CAAAAGCAGAGCAGAGAGCAGAAATGATACTACCTACAGCCGCCAAGGTGAAAGTCAAAGACATTTTCCAGAAACTG GGCCCTCTGTCAGTGTTTTCAGCCAAGCAGAGGTGGACGGCCCCCCGTACACTGCGGCTGCACAAGGAGGATGGGGTCCTGGGCTTCACTATGAAGGGGGACTCGCCGGTACAGGTCCACTCCCTCGACCCCCTGAGCCTGGCTGCG gtCGATGGGCTGAAGGAAGGAGACTACATCGTCGCCATCAACGACACGGACTGTAAGTGGATGGGAGTCAGCGAGGTGATGAAGCTGCTGAAGAATATGGACGACGAGGGGATTGATATTAAGGTCGTCAGTATGATGGACAACAGCCCCTCAATG CCCAACAAGAGTGCGACTTACTGCGGTGGCCTGCCCAAAACCTACTCCATGATCTGCCTGGCGGTGGATGCGGACAAGATCACAAAGGCCAGGAAAGTCAGCAAGAAGATGTCCTTCCTCAGCTGGGGCAACAAGAACAAGCAGAAGAGCGCCAGCACCCTCAGCCTGCACACCAGCGACTACTGCGACACCCTGCCCAGAAACCGCCAGTGCCCCACCTTCCCCAGCTCCTACGACGACGCCGCCCTGCACTACTAG
- the rhpn2 gene encoding rhophilin-2 isoform X1: MTTRCTERRRLCSRTRVIHCRAQGAGCNPLAQTGRSKLQNKRAHLNQQIIKEMRMRAGAENLLRATSNNKVREMVVLELSYVNSNLQLLMEELEGLNSSVEVYQNVRETSSMPLIPLGLKETKEVDFSVPFKDFILEHYSEDGSSYEEQIADLMDLRKACRTPSRNDTGVELLASYFSQLSFVENRFFPPSRQMGIFFTWYDSFTGVPVCQQNISLEKASVLFNMGALYTQIGTRCDRQTKKSLEDAIDSFQKGAGVLNYLKETFTHTPSYDMSPAMLSMLIKMMLAQAQECLFEKIALPGIKNEYFSLFRMAQEAAKVGEAYDLVYQSMIQTPVKDNVPFFWSTMAQVKINHYRSLAHYFVATALLDHQLNPSDDEDHQEKAMSQLYDSMPEGHSPLDILKSKDERTRLGKAHLRKAITGHEEALRINSLCRHLKKLDILNEILQVSHKRSMAKYSQHDNEDDFADYLEAPDIISKAEQRAEMILPTAAKVKVKDIFQKLGPLSVFSAKQRWTAPRTLRLHKEDGVLGFTMKGDSPVQVHSLDPLSLAAVDGLKEGDYIVAINDTDCKWMGVSEVMKLLKNMDDEGIDIKVVSMMDNSPSMPNKSATYCGGLPKTYSMICLAVDADKITKARKVSKKMSFLSWGNKNKQKSASTLSLHTSDYCDTLPRNRQCPTFPSSYDDAALHY; the protein is encoded by the exons ATGACGACACGCTGTACCGAGCGCAGGAGGCTCTGTTCCCGGACCCGTGTCATACACTGCCGTGCACAGGGCGCG GGCTGTAACCCCCTTGCGCAGACCGGGCGCAGTAAGCTACAGAATAAGAGAGCCCACCTGAACCAACAGATCATCAAAGAAATGAGGATGCGAGCCGGGGCAGAGAATCTCCTGCG GGCAACTTCCAACAACAAAGTGCGGGAGATGGTGGTGCTGGAGCTGAGCTATGTGAACTCCAACCTGCAGCTGCTCATGGAGGAACTGGAGGGGCTCAACAGCTCCGTGGAGGTCTACCAGAACGTCCG GGAGACTTCCAGCATGCCTTTAATTCCCTTGGGACTGAAGGAGACCAAAGAGGTAGACTTCTCTGTTCCATTCAAG GACTTTATCTTGGAACATTACAGTGAAGATGGTTCCAGCTACGAAGAGCAGATTGCAGACCTTATGGATTTACGAAAG GCCTGTCGTACTCCCAGCAGAAATGACACTGGAGTGGAGCTTCTGGCCAGTTACTTCAGTCAGCTCTCTTTTGTGGAGAACAGATTCTTCCCTCCAAGCAGACAGATGGGAATATTCTTCACATG GTATGACTCCTTCACGGGAGTGCCTGTATGCCAGCAGAACATCTCTCTGGAGAAGGCCAGTGTGCTGTTCAATATGGGCGCGCTGTACACACAGATTGGCACACGCTGCGACCGGCAGACAAAGAAAAGCCTGGAGGATGCCATCGACAGCTTTCAGAAGGGTGCAg GGGTGCTGAACTACCTGAAGGAGACGTTCACCCACACGCCTAGCTATGACATGAGCCCTGCTATGCTCAGTATGCTCATCAAAATGATGCTGGCCCAGGCGCAGGAGTGCCTGTTCGAGAAGATTGCCCTGCCTGGCATCAAGAATGAGTATTTCTCCCTGTTCAGAATGGCACAGGAGGCTGCCAAG GTGGGAGAGGCGTATGATTTGGTATACCAGTCAATGATTCAGACTCCAGTGAAAGACAACGTCCCATTCTTTTGGTCAACCATGGCACAAGTGAAGATCAACCACTACAGATCCCTGGCACATTATTTTGTAGCCACAGCGCTGCTAGATCACCAGT TGAACCCCAGTGATGACgaggaccaccaggagaaagCCATGTCTCAGCTGTATGACAGTATGCCTGAGGGACACTCCCCTCTGGACATCCTCAAGAGCAAGGATGAGCGCACACGCCTAG GGAAAGCACACTTGCGGAAGGCGATCACAGGCCACGAGGAGGCGCTGCGGATCAACAGCCTGTGTCGCCACCTGAAGAAGCTGGACATCCTGAACGAAATCCTGCAGGTCAGCCACAAGCGCTCAATGGCCAAGTACTCCCAGCACGACAATGAGGATGACTTTGCTGACTACCTGGAAGCTCCAGACATCATCT CAAAAGCAGAGCAGAGAGCAGAAATGATACTACCTACAGCCGCCAAGGTGAAAGTCAAAGACATTTTCCAGAAACTG GGCCCTCTGTCAGTGTTTTCAGCCAAGCAGAGGTGGACGGCCCCCCGTACACTGCGGCTGCACAAGGAGGATGGGGTCCTGGGCTTCACTATGAAGGGGGACTCGCCGGTACAGGTCCACTCCCTCGACCCCCTGAGCCTGGCTGCG gtCGATGGGCTGAAGGAAGGAGACTACATCGTCGCCATCAACGACACGGACTGTAAGTGGATGGGAGTCAGCGAGGTGATGAAGCTGCTGAAGAATATGGACGACGAGGGGATTGATATTAAGGTCGTCAGTATGATGGACAACAGCCCCTCAATG CCCAACAAGAGTGCGACTTACTGCGGTGGCCTGCCCAAAACCTACTCCATGATCTGCCTGGCGGTGGATGCGGACAAGATCACAAAGGCCAGGAAAGTCAGCAAGAAGATGTCCTTCCTCAGCTGGGGCAACAAGAACAAGCAGAAGAGCGCCAGCACCCTCAGCCTGCACACCAGCGACTACTGCGACACCCTGCCCAGAAACCGCCAGTGCCCCACCTTCCCCAGCTCCTACGACGACGCCGCCCTGCACTACTAG
- the rhpn2 gene encoding rhophilin-2 isoform X3: MTTRCTERRRLCSRTRVIHCRAQGAGCNPLAQTGRSKLQNKRAHLNQQIIKEMRMRAGAENLLRATSNNKVREMVVLELSYVNSNLQLLMEELEGLNSSVEVYQNVRETSSMPLIPLGLKETKEVDFSVPFKDFILEHYSEDGSSYEEQIADLMDLRKACRTPSRNDTGVELLASYFSQLSFVENRFFPPSRQMGIFFTWYDSFTGVPVCQQNISLEKASVLFNMGALYTQIGTRCDRQTKKSLEDAIDSFQKGAGVLNYLKETFTHTPSYDMSPAMLSMLIKMMLAQAQECLFEKIALPGIKNEYFSLFRMAQEAAKVGEAYDLVYQSMIQTPVKDNVPFFWSTMAQVKINHYRSLAHYFVATALLDHQLNPSDDEDHQEKAMSQLYDSMPEGHSPLDILKSKDERTRLGKAHLRKAITGHEEALRINSLCRHLKKLDILNEILQVSHKRSMAKYSQHDNEDDFADYLEAPDIISKAEQRAEMILPTAAKGPLSVFSAKQRWTAPRTLRLHKEDGVLGFTMKGDSPVQVHSLDPLSLAAVDGLKEGDYIVAINDTDCKWMGVSEVMKLLKNMDDEGIDIKVVSMMDNSPSMPNKSATYCGGLPKTYSMICLAVDADKITKARKVSKKMSFLSWGNKNKQKSASTLSLHTSDYCDTLPRNRQCPTFPSSYDDAALHY, translated from the exons ATGACGACACGCTGTACCGAGCGCAGGAGGCTCTGTTCCCGGACCCGTGTCATACACTGCCGTGCACAGGGCGCG GGCTGTAACCCCCTTGCGCAGACCGGGCGCAGTAAGCTACAGAATAAGAGAGCCCACCTGAACCAACAGATCATCAAAGAAATGAGGATGCGAGCCGGGGCAGAGAATCTCCTGCG GGCAACTTCCAACAACAAAGTGCGGGAGATGGTGGTGCTGGAGCTGAGCTATGTGAACTCCAACCTGCAGCTGCTCATGGAGGAACTGGAGGGGCTCAACAGCTCCGTGGAGGTCTACCAGAACGTCCG GGAGACTTCCAGCATGCCTTTAATTCCCTTGGGACTGAAGGAGACCAAAGAGGTAGACTTCTCTGTTCCATTCAAG GACTTTATCTTGGAACATTACAGTGAAGATGGTTCCAGCTACGAAGAGCAGATTGCAGACCTTATGGATTTACGAAAG GCCTGTCGTACTCCCAGCAGAAATGACACTGGAGTGGAGCTTCTGGCCAGTTACTTCAGTCAGCTCTCTTTTGTGGAGAACAGATTCTTCCCTCCAAGCAGACAGATGGGAATATTCTTCACATG GTATGACTCCTTCACGGGAGTGCCTGTATGCCAGCAGAACATCTCTCTGGAGAAGGCCAGTGTGCTGTTCAATATGGGCGCGCTGTACACACAGATTGGCACACGCTGCGACCGGCAGACAAAGAAAAGCCTGGAGGATGCCATCGACAGCTTTCAGAAGGGTGCAg GGGTGCTGAACTACCTGAAGGAGACGTTCACCCACACGCCTAGCTATGACATGAGCCCTGCTATGCTCAGTATGCTCATCAAAATGATGCTGGCCCAGGCGCAGGAGTGCCTGTTCGAGAAGATTGCCCTGCCTGGCATCAAGAATGAGTATTTCTCCCTGTTCAGAATGGCACAGGAGGCTGCCAAG GTGGGAGAGGCGTATGATTTGGTATACCAGTCAATGATTCAGACTCCAGTGAAAGACAACGTCCCATTCTTTTGGTCAACCATGGCACAAGTGAAGATCAACCACTACAGATCCCTGGCACATTATTTTGTAGCCACAGCGCTGCTAGATCACCAGT TGAACCCCAGTGATGACgaggaccaccaggagaaagCCATGTCTCAGCTGTATGACAGTATGCCTGAGGGACACTCCCCTCTGGACATCCTCAAGAGCAAGGATGAGCGCACACGCCTAG GGAAAGCACACTTGCGGAAGGCGATCACAGGCCACGAGGAGGCGCTGCGGATCAACAGCCTGTGTCGCCACCTGAAGAAGCTGGACATCCTGAACGAAATCCTGCAGGTCAGCCACAAGCGCTCAATGGCCAAGTACTCCCAGCACGACAATGAGGATGACTTTGCTGACTACCTGGAAGCTCCAGACATCATCT CAAAAGCAGAGCAGAGAGCAGAAATGATACTACCTACAGCCGCCAAG GGCCCTCTGTCAGTGTTTTCAGCCAAGCAGAGGTGGACGGCCCCCCGTACACTGCGGCTGCACAAGGAGGATGGGGTCCTGGGCTTCACTATGAAGGGGGACTCGCCGGTACAGGTCCACTCCCTCGACCCCCTGAGCCTGGCTGCG gtCGATGGGCTGAAGGAAGGAGACTACATCGTCGCCATCAACGACACGGACTGTAAGTGGATGGGAGTCAGCGAGGTGATGAAGCTGCTGAAGAATATGGACGACGAGGGGATTGATATTAAGGTCGTCAGTATGATGGACAACAGCCCCTCAATG CCCAACAAGAGTGCGACTTACTGCGGTGGCCTGCCCAAAACCTACTCCATGATCTGCCTGGCGGTGGATGCGGACAAGATCACAAAGGCCAGGAAAGTCAGCAAGAAGATGTCCTTCCTCAGCTGGGGCAACAAGAACAAGCAGAAGAGCGCCAGCACCCTCAGCCTGCACACCAGCGACTACTGCGACACCCTGCCCAGAAACCGCCAGTGCCCCACCTTCCCCAGCTCCTACGACGACGCCGCCCTGCACTACTAG
- the faap24 gene encoding Fanconi anemia core complex-associated protein 24, translating to MQRTGTPVRVGAAPPYGHVIVNEKWRGSTIVQGFQGKIKPIFEDGLGLVDFHLSNRSCVLYVSESDLVAGSNYKRKLVRFRKASKLNGIIVVEKTQLSAQYFAAVQKFVAFELGMTLLPVASQTEASQLITQLVHDESKEDSQSPFLKRSGARLAEPVVLALVQQIPGVGKVKALALLNHFPSIYQLSNATAKDLEAVVGQTTAQHVRTFFTHS from the exons ATGCAGCGGACAGGCACTCCAGTGCGAGTGGGAGCAGCGCCACCTTACGGCCATGTGATTGTCAATGAGAAGTGGAGGGGCTCCACCATAGTGCAGGGCTTCCAAG GAAAGATTAAACCAATATTTGAAGATGGCCTGGGGCTTGTAGACTTCCACCTGTCCAACAGGAGCTGTGTGTTGTATGTTTCTGAGAGTGACCTGGTGGCAGGAAGCAACTACAAGAGAAAACTGGTTCGGTTTAGAAAA GCCAGCAAGCTTAATGGGATCATCGTGGTGGAGAAGACTCAGCTGAGTGCGCAGTATTTTGCGGCCGTTCAGAAGTTTGTGGCGTTCGAATTGGGGATGACCCTGCTTCCTGTTGCCAGCCAGACCGAGGCCTCGCAGCTCATTACCCAGCTA GTCCATGATGAGAGTAAAGAGGACAGCCAGAGCCCCTTCCTGAAGAGGAGTGGAGCCAGGCTGGCAGAACCCGTGGTCCTGGCCTTGGTACAGCAGATCCCTGGGGTGGGCAAGGTGAAAGCCCTTGCTTTACTCAACCACTTCCCCAGCATTTACCAGCTGAGCAATGCCACCGCCAAGGACCTGGAGGCCGTAGTGGGACAGACGACGGCACAGCATGTCCGAACTTTCTTCACACACAGCTAG